Proteins encoded together in one Salmo trutta chromosome 3, fSalTru1.1, whole genome shotgun sequence window:
- the LOC115171312 gene encoding protein sprouty homolog 1-like produces MALQSQHGPGGSLVVIQQPSLEDRQRSDYERELQHAAILSLDQIKAIRSSNEYTEGPSVVRRPPAPRMAPRPDKQQERTHEVILVNVNNNYEHRPVGQGHHGGVVVVAGGQQCSARAPGLNRSTSTGSAASSGSNSSVSSEQGLLARSPPSRPGMVALHQHHHRAERAQPLRTQPKALLASQQGSHPLPPLEAPLKPSGKGDMASGHQFICECCGKCKCGDCTAPRTLPSCLACNGQCLCSAESALEHGTCMCLVKGIFYHCSNDDEGDSCADHPCSLSRSHCCSRFLCMGLLSVLFPCLLCYPPVKGCLKACQGCYDQVNRPGCRCKNSNTVYCKLERWSHQAQEKPS; encoded by the coding sequence ATGGCGCTCCAAAGTCAACATGGCCCTGGCGGTTCATTAGTGGTGATTCAGCAGCCTTCCCTGGAGGACCGGCAGAGGTCAGATTACGAGCGGGAGCTCCAACATGCCGCCATCCTTTCCCTGGACCAAATCAAGGCCATCCGCTCCAGCAACGAGTACACAGAAGGGCCCTCGGTGGTCCGGAGGCCCCCTGCGCCCCGCATGGCGCCCAGGCCCGACAAGCAGCAGGAGAGGACTCACGAGGTGATCCTCGTCAATGTGAACAACAACTACGAGCACCGGCCGGTAGGGCAGGGCCACCACGGTGGGGTTGTGGTAGTGGCCGGGGGCCAGCAGTGTAGCGCCAGGGCCCCGGGCCTTAATCGCTCCACCAGTACAGGCAGTGCGGCTAGCTCAGGGAGCAACAGCAGTGTATCCTCTGAGCAGGGACTCCTGGCCCGCTCGCCTCCCTCTAGGCCAGGGATGGTGGccctccaccagcaccaccacagaGCCGAACGTGCTCAGCCTCTTCGGACTCAGCCCAAGGCGCTGCTAGCCTCCCAGCAGGGCTCGCACCCGCTGCCGCCACTGGAGGCACCGCTCAAGCCCTCAGGGAAAGGGGACATGGCCTCTGGCCACCAGTTCATCTGCGAATGCTGCGGGAAGTGCAAGTGCGGAGACTGCACAGCCCCAAGGACCCTGCCCTCATGCCTGGCCTGCAACGGCCAGTGCCTGTGCTCGGCGGAGAGCGCCCTGGAGCATGGCACGTGCATGTGCCTGGTCAAGGGCATCTTCTACCACTGTTCCAACGACGACGAGGGGGACTCGTGCGCCGACCACCCCTGCTCGCTGTCACGCTCCCACTGCTGCTCACGCTTTCTCTGCATGGGATTACTGTCGGTACTGTTCCCCTGTTTGCTGTGCTACCCGCCCGTCAAGGGGTGCCTGAAGGCATGCCAGGGCTGCTACGACCAAGTCAACAGGCCCGGCTGCCGCTGCAAGAACTCCAACACTGTCTATTGCAAACTGGAGCGCTGGTCCCACCAGGCCCAGGAAAAGCCTTCCTga